A window of the Mucilaginibacter sp. cycad4 genome harbors these coding sequences:
- a CDS encoding S8 family serine peptidase, translating into MTKTPFPLLMTAKLCTLPLYLLLLICFVSTGCKKTDNLPKAATTIVINPSSLNVVKNPAYSYRLTTTVSNGSGAAQITWSSENTRIATVTADGLVSCLTAGQTNIVATLADGKTSAKCKVTIADNNDYKYRLILKDKGSSAYSISKPSEFLSARAIERRRKRNIPVDETDLPISADYIKAIKQIGGVIVAQSKWLNTVSVNTSDEFLVDKYKALPFVKDVILVWEGPRPAAIPAKYTDIPQLGSNQTANTPLDYGAATANISTCNGQVLHNKGFKGAGIDIAVIDEGFINLKNNPAFNNISIKGAKSFVYESPDPYAIDNHGIWVTSCMAVNKPGTYVGTAPEANYWLFHTEDALTEYPIEEDYWVNAIEYADSVGVDIVNSSLTYTNNYYLPQAKYKFEDMDGKTAMATRAANVAFNKGIFIVCCAGNDEQWIGTPADSPGVLTVGAVNPAGIIAPFSTFGITVDGRVKPDIVAVGLGAGVINPAGVAESRMGTSYSSPIMCGLAACLWQAYPKLSNKDLLIVLRKSANKYNNPVMPYGYGLADMQIAMDLAKNISDTK; encoded by the coding sequence TTGACCAAAACACCTTTCCCGCTCCTGATGACTGCCAAATTATGTACACTGCCTTTATACTTATTACTACTAATATGTTTCGTTTCAACCGGATGTAAAAAGACCGACAATCTCCCGAAGGCAGCTACAACAATAGTTATTAATCCATCTTCTTTAAACGTAGTTAAAAATCCGGCCTATTCTTACCGGTTAACGACTACGGTTAGCAATGGTTCCGGGGCTGCACAAATTACCTGGAGTTCTGAAAACACCAGGATAGCAACAGTTACTGCCGATGGATTGGTTTCATGCTTAACGGCAGGGCAAACCAATATTGTTGCTACCCTTGCAGATGGAAAAACCTCGGCAAAATGCAAAGTAACCATTGCCGACAATAATGATTACAAATACAGGCTCATACTTAAAGATAAAGGCTCATCTGCTTATTCAATAAGTAAACCTTCCGAATTTTTATCAGCGCGGGCAATTGAGCGTCGCCGAAAACGCAATATCCCGGTTGATGAAACAGACCTCCCGATCTCTGCCGATTATATTAAAGCGATAAAACAAATAGGCGGTGTGATAGTGGCGCAAAGCAAATGGCTTAATACAGTTAGTGTAAATACATCTGACGAGTTTTTAGTAGATAAATACAAAGCATTGCCATTTGTAAAAGATGTAATATTGGTATGGGAAGGGCCAAGGCCGGCTGCTATACCAGCTAAATACACGGATATACCGCAGTTAGGTTCAAACCAAACCGCCAATACACCGCTTGACTATGGCGCAGCGACAGCAAATATCAGCACATGCAACGGGCAGGTCCTGCACAACAAAGGCTTTAAAGGTGCCGGGATAGACATTGCCGTTATTGACGAGGGCTTTATCAACCTGAAAAACAATCCGGCCTTCAACAATATCAGCATAAAGGGGGCAAAATCTTTTGTTTATGAAAGTCCCGATCCTTACGCCATTGATAACCATGGCATATGGGTTACATCATGCATGGCGGTCAACAAACCCGGAACCTATGTGGGTACTGCGCCCGAAGCAAATTACTGGTTATTCCATACTGAGGATGCACTGACAGAGTATCCTATTGAAGAAGATTACTGGGTTAATGCCATTGAATATGCCGATAGCGTTGGGGTAGACATTGTTAATTCATCGCTTACTTATACAAATAATTATTACCTGCCCCAAGCCAAGTATAAATTTGAGGATATGGACGGAAAAACTGCGATGGCCACCAGGGCAGCCAACGTTGCCTTTAACAAAGGAATTTTTATTGTATGCTGTGCAGGTAACGACGAGCAATGGATAGGTACCCCGGCCGATTCACCTGGCGTACTGACGGTTGGTGCAGTTAACCCAGCGGGTATTATTGCCCCTTTCTCAACATTTGGAATAACGGTTGATGGACGTGTTAAACCCGATATTGTAGCAGTAGGCTTAGGAGCCGGTGTGATAAACCCTGCCGGTGTTGCGGAATCACGAATGGGTACATCCTATTCCAGCCCTATCATGTGCGGCCTGGCTGCCTGTTTATGGCAGGCGTATCCAAAACTCAGCAATAAAGATCTGCTCATAGTACTCAGAAAATCGGCTAACAAATATAATAACCCGGTTATGCCTTACGGCTATGGCCTTGCCGATATGCAAATAGCTATGGACCTTGCCAAAAACATATCAGATACTAAATGA